In a single window of the Pseudochaenichthys georgianus chromosome 16, fPseGeo1.2, whole genome shotgun sequence genome:
- the LOC117460537 gene encoding tumor necrosis factor receptor superfamily member 6B-like has translation MALVLFYRSSDLHIINMLLLPALFLLSGVLQGVAVVESVPPTFNHRDPSTRETLICDKCPPGTHMTAYCTPTTPTVCAPCRSRHFTELWNYLPRCLYCNNYCMENQEVETECTATTNRVCRCKQGFYMTNEFCWTHSKCGPGNGVKTQGTSQIDTVCEQCSDGYFSKSSSALESCVKHQECASGQISLLPGSNNHDTLCGSCEYLSNGGETLRTFVSGFFSRQRMRVAKMTLFIASYIHKSEEGVHLSGTTLPKERRPLMDLILTWLAQAPEEQLKTLPLMLKASNLCHMKEKLEMVVDKMKQQSPNCTSPFIDV, from the exons ATGGCACTGGTCCTCTTCTACAGAAGCAGCGACCTGCACATCATCAACATG CTCCTTTTACCTGCGCTCTTCCTGCTCTCTGGGGTCCTCCAAGGTGTCGCGGTGGTGGAATCCGTTCCCCCCACTTTTAACCACCGAGACCCATCCACCAGAGAAACCCTCATCTGTGACAAGTGCCCACCCGGCACGCACATGACTGCGTACTGCACCCCCACCACGCCCACCGTGTGCGCACCGTGCAGAAGCCGCCACTTTACCGAGTTATGGAACTACCTGCCCCGATGTCTTTACTGCAACAACTACTGCATGGAGAACCAGGAGGTGGAGACGGAGTGCACTGCCACCACCAACAGGGTCTGTCGGTGCAAACAGGGCTTCTACATGACCAATGAGTTCTGTTGGACACACTCAAAGTGCGGGCCCGGAAACGGAGTTAAAACTCAGG GTACGTCACAAATAGACACTGTTTGTGAACAGTGTTCCGATGGCTACTTCTCCAAATCATCTTCTGCGCTGGAGTCGTGCGTAAAACACCAGGAATGCGCAAGCGGACAGATTTCACTCCTTCCCGGCTCAAATAACCACGACACATTGTGTGGGTCCTGCGAATATCTTTCAAATGGAG GTGAGACACTCAGGACATTCGTCTCAGGATTCTTCAGCAGGCAGAGGATGCGCGTGGCAAAAATGACGTTATTTATTGCCAG CTACATTCATAAATCAGAAGAGGGGGTGCATCTCAGCGGCACGACTCTACCCAAAGAGAGAAGACCTCTCATGGATCTAATCCTAACGTGGCTGGCTCAGGCTCCAGAGGAGCAGCTGAAAACATTGCCACTGATGCTGAAGGCTTCAAATCTCTGCCACATGAAAGAAAAACTAGAGATGGTAGTAGATAAGATGAAACAGCAGAGCCCAAACTGTACTTCACCATTTATAGATGTTTAG